One window of the Anomaloglossus baeobatrachus isolate aAnoBae1 chromosome 12, aAnoBae1.hap1, whole genome shotgun sequence genome contains the following:
- the LOC142257563 gene encoding low affinity immunoglobulin gamma Fc region receptor III-A-like: MVNHVVSRCITIAIKMQNLGAEVRPVVIFKSNWSEILFQDPMSLLCDVGSAALENQRYYWYKDGAPLKDKDQQRLEIDSVHKEDVGDYQCGISNGVLSPRATLTASTNFLILQRPPVIYEGDPLTLRCHGIYEGINTTFYKEDKEIKFSVNDSELHIDRVVRGSYGTYRCTKLLRKLNQTYHIYSAETYISVLGRPPSGNGFDPIIIAGATIGTLVAILILILIYFWKCRSKKTTPSSCQEQEENSAPMADIVAGTHPAPEEDICYSSLNMDHLQTVSSTSAIKDVDVTATYAVVKHRHH, encoded by the exons ACAATTGCTATTAaaatgcagaa tctaggAGCAGAAGTCAGACCTGTGGTAATTTTCAAATCTAACTGGAGTGAGATATTATTCCAGGATCCAATGAGCCTATTATGTGATGTGGGGTCCGCTGCCTTGGAGAACCAGAGATATTATTGGTATAAAGATGGGGCACCACTAAAAGATAAAGATCAGCAGAGATTGGAGATTGACTCTGTTCATAAAGAAGATGTAGGTgattaccagtgtgggatcagcaaTGGTGTCCTCAGTCCTCGTGCCACATTGACTGCGAGTACTA ATTTTCTCATCCTACAGAGACCCCCAGTTATCTATGAAGGAGACCCCTTGACATTGAGATGTCACGGTATATATGAAGGAATAAACACAACATTTTACAAGGAAGATAAAGAGATAAAGTTCTCGGTCAATGATTCGGAGTTACATATAGATAGAGTTGTTCGGGGCTCGTACGGGACATATAGATGTACTAAACTGCTTAGAAAACTTAATCAAACATATCATATCTACTCTGCGGAAACCTACATCTCAGTGTTGG GACGTCCTCCTTCAGGGAATGGTTTTGATCCCATCATCATTGCTGGAGCTACAATTGGGACTTTAGTAGCCATTCTCATCCTCATTCTTATTTATTTCTGGAAGTGTAGAAGTAAAAAAACTACACCATCTTCATGTCAAGAACAAGAAGAAAACAGCGCACCAATGGCAG ATATTGTAGCTGGCACACACCCTGCTCCTGAGGAGGATATCTGCTATAGCTCTCTCAATATGGACCATTTACAGACAG TGTCATCCACATCGGCCATCAAAGAT GTTGATGTGACTGCCACCTACGCTGTGGTGAAGCATAGACACCACTGA